One genomic region from Tepidimicrobium xylanilyticum encodes:
- a CDS encoding DUF7694 domain-containing protein → MRKIEEIRRNGRLQIIEEGMDGMMGYIHLPISKRPLTFVFSWSGEWEHVSVSHRNKIPTWDEMCMVKDIFFEDEEVVAQYHPRKSEYVNIHPYTLHLWRPINKEIPTPPIEFV, encoded by the coding sequence ATGAGAAAAATTGAAGAAATCAGAAGAAATGGACGGTTACAAATAATAGAAGAAGGCATGGATGGAATGATGGGATATATACACCTTCCTATATCAAAACGGCCATTAACATTCGTGTTTAGTTGGAGTGGGGAATGGGAACATGTATCAGTTAGCCATAGAAATAAAATTCCTACTTGGGATGAAATGTGTATGGTAAAGGATATATTTTTTGAAGATGAAGAAGTAGTGGCTCAGTATCATCCACGAAAAAGTGAATATGTGAACATTCATCCTTATACTTTACACTTATGGAGACCTATAAATAAAGAAATTCCAACACCACCCATAGAATTCGTTTAA
- a CDS encoding DUF1064 domain-containing protein, with the protein DGIKFDSQKEAEYYCRLKLLKQAGEIKDFGLQPRYVLQPGFEKNGEKFKPITYIADFVIVNNDGTTDVVDIKGVETQIFKIKRKLFEYKYPDLSLKVVK; encoded by the coding sequence GGATGGGATAAAGTTTGATAGTCAGAAAGAAGCAGAGTATTATTGCAGGTTAAAACTACTTAAACAAGCTGGAGAAATAAAAGATTTTGGATTACAACCTAGATATGTTTTGCAACCTGGATTTGAAAAAAACGGAGAAAAATTTAAGCCAATAACTTACATTGCTGATTTTGTAATAGTAAACAATGATGGAACAACAGATGTTGTTGACATAAAAGGGGTAGAAACCCAAATATTTAAAATAAAACGAAAATTGTTTGAGTATAAATACCCTGATTTGAGCCTAAAAGTGGTTAAGTAA